From the genome of Solidesulfovibrio carbinolicus, one region includes:
- the trsS gene encoding radical SAM (seleno)protein TrsS has product MMTATESVCPVCLARLPAYREQDGDDGWLVRTCPEHGPFRTRYWHGPPGPQGWDRPKIPKPGTEPQGAAPGPGCPYVCGLCPEHHQRTCTVVLEVTSRCNLGCPVCFADAGSASAPDPSLADIAARLVQARQQAGPANLQLSGGEPTMRADLPDIVAAAKAAGFPFVQLNTNGLALAADAALAPRLAAAGLDSVFLQCDGVSNAVHTALRGRRLAREKRAAMEACSAAGLGVVLVATLVPGVNVAEVGELVRLAARLAPGVRGVHFQPAACFGRYPGDGASAPRLTLPELLAALEAQTGGELRTADFHAPCCEHSLCSFSASFAVAPDGRLAVSGGGGCCDTGAAPIPAEDGARQSMAFVARQWGPAKAALEPAAIRDDFDRFLAAAASRPKLSVSAMAFMDAWTLDLERARGCCIHVAVPDGRLIPFCLYNLTAADGTALYRQKPCA; this is encoded by the coding sequence ATGATGACGGCGACCGAGAGCGTTTGTCCAGTGTGTCTGGCCCGGTTGCCGGCATATCGCGAACAGGACGGCGACGACGGCTGGCTGGTGCGGACCTGCCCGGAACACGGCCCCTTTCGTACGCGCTACTGGCACGGCCCTCCGGGGCCCCAAGGCTGGGACCGGCCGAAAATCCCCAAGCCCGGGACCGAACCCCAGGGCGCGGCCCCGGGGCCGGGTTGTCCCTACGTCTGCGGCCTGTGCCCGGAGCACCATCAGCGCACCTGCACCGTGGTCCTGGAAGTGACCAGCCGCTGCAACCTTGGCTGTCCGGTCTGCTTTGCCGACGCCGGCAGCGCCAGCGCGCCCGATCCAAGCTTGGCCGACATCGCGGCCCGGCTGGTCCAGGCCCGCCAGCAGGCCGGACCGGCCAATCTGCAGCTGTCTGGCGGCGAACCGACCATGCGCGCTGATCTGCCCGACATCGTGGCCGCCGCCAAGGCCGCCGGGTTTCCCTTTGTGCAACTCAACACCAACGGCCTGGCCCTGGCCGCCGACGCCGCCCTGGCCCCGCGTCTGGCGGCAGCCGGCCTGGATTCGGTATTTTTACAGTGCGACGGCGTGTCCAACGCAGTCCATACGGCCCTTCGCGGCCGGCGGCTTGCCCGGGAGAAGCGCGCGGCCATGGAGGCGTGTTCCGCCGCCGGCCTTGGCGTGGTGCTGGTGGCGACCTTGGTCCCGGGCGTCAACGTGGCCGAGGTCGGGGAACTGGTGCGGCTGGCGGCAAGGCTGGCCCCGGGTGTGCGCGGGGTCCATTTCCAGCCGGCCGCCTGTTTTGGCCGCTATCCCGGCGACGGGGCCAGCGCCCCGCGCCTGACCCTGCCCGAACTCCTGGCCGCCTTGGAGGCGCAAACGGGCGGCGAACTGCGTACCGCCGACTTTCATGCCCCGTGCTGCGAGCATTCCCTGTGCTCCTTTTCCGCCTCGTTTGCCGTGGCCCCGGACGGCCGGCTGGCTGTGTCCGGCGGCGGGGGCTGCTGCGACACGGGCGCGGCTCCGATTCCCGCCGAGGACGGGGCGCGCCAGTCCATGGCCTTTGTCGCCCGCCAGTGGGGGCCGGCCAAGGCCGCGCTCGAGCCGGCCGCCATCCGCGACGACTTCGACCGCTTCCTGGCCGCCGCCGCCAGCCGGCCCAAACTGAGCGTCTCGGCCATGGCCTTCATGGACGCCTGGACCCTGGACCTGGAACGGGCGCGCGGCTGCTGCATCCACGTGGCCGTGCCGGACGGCCGGCTCATTCCCTTTTGCCTCTACAACCTGACCGCCGCCGACGGGACGGCGCTGTATCGCCAAAAACCATGCGCGTAA
- a CDS encoding DVU_1555 family C-GCAxxG-C-C protein, with translation MNPTLLEILPLAHKGYCCSQILILLALTAQGRENPELVRAAMGLCHGMGGTGGACGIMTGGCLALGLYTGKGRDEETPFEQGDALVSDFVDWFSQRAQDDYGATTCAAILNDGKPDPIRCGGLMADAWNKMLELLVAYGLDPSEGRD, from the coding sequence ATGAATCCCACGCTGCTCGAAATCCTGCCCCTGGCCCACAAGGGCTACTGCTGCAGCCAGATTCTCATTCTTCTGGCCCTGACCGCCCAGGGCCGGGAAAACCCGGAACTCGTCCGCGCGGCAATGGGGCTGTGCCACGGCATGGGCGGCACGGGCGGCGCTTGCGGCATCATGACCGGCGGTTGCCTGGCCCTGGGACTCTACACCGGCAAAGGCCGCGACGAGGAAACGCCCTTCGAACAAGGCGACGCCCTGGTGTCCGATTTCGTCGATTGGTTCAGCCAGCGCGCCCAGGACGACTACGGGGCCACTACCTGCGCCGCCATCTTAAACGACGGCAAGCCCGACCCCATCCGCTGCGGCGGGCTGATGGCCGACGCCTGGAACAAGATGCTCGAACTGCTCGTGGCCTACGGCCTCGACCCGTCCGAAGGGCGTGATTAG
- the trsM gene encoding DVU_1556 family methyltransferase yields the protein MPFAAPLTGPAPFAPPAGPGFGGGRPGEKPYERADVRRATGGAIRPGGLALTDRALDLLPFAAGARLLDCGCGAGATLSRLSAAGFRAVGCDISAVLTAEAAGRVPGRALRAEAGALPFASAAFDGVFGECVLSALARPEAALEEIARVLVPGGYLVVSDLYLRAGSPGSGGAGAGCAAGALSREVAESRFARHGLPAVVFEDHTRHLIDLSCRLVLELGSAREVMAVLTGREPGCAGDGQKPRLGYGLWICRKEA from the coding sequence GTGCCCTTTGCCGCGCCGCTCACCGGCCCCGCGCCCTTTGCGCCGCCGGCCGGCCCCGGCTTCGGGGGTGGGCGGCCCGGCGAAAAGCCCTACGAACGCGCCGACGTGCGCCGGGCCACCGGCGGAGCCATCCGTCCGGGCGGGCTGGCGCTGACCGACCGCGCCCTGGACTTGCTCCCCTTTGCCGCCGGCGCAAGGCTCCTGGACTGCGGCTGCGGAGCCGGGGCCACGCTATCGCGCCTCTCTGCCGCCGGCTTCCGGGCCGTTGGCTGCGACATTTCCGCCGTCCTGACCGCTGAGGCGGCCGGCCGCGTCCCGGGCCGGGCGCTGCGGGCCGAGGCCGGAGCGCTGCCCTTTGCCTCGGCCGCCTTTGACGGCGTTTTTGGCGAATGCGTGCTCTCGGCCCTGGCCCGGCCCGAAGCCGCCCTGGAGGAGATCGCCCGGGTCCTCGTCCCGGGCGGCTACCTCGTCGTCTCCGATCTCTATCTGCGGGCCGGGTCGCCCGGCAGCGGGGGCGCGGGCGCGGGCTGCGCCGCCGGAGCCCTGTCCCGGGAAGTGGCCGAATCGCGCTTTGCCCGGCATGGGCTGCCTGCCGTGGTCTTCGAGGACCACACCCGCCACCTCATTGATCTTTCCTGCCGTCTTGTTCTCGAACTCGGTTCCGCCCGGGAGGTCATGGCCGTGCTGACAGGCCGGGAGCCGGGCTGCGCCGGGGACGGCCAAAAACCGCGTCTGGGCTACGGCCTGTGGATTTGCCGCAAGGAGGCGTGA
- a CDS encoding DVU_1557 family redox protein — translation MNDTPTYLPESGDWSCAACGEKLAPAPVGVTYLQGGFTITLMTCQKCGLSLVPEHLAVGKMFEVEQLLEDK, via the coding sequence ATGAACGACACCCCCACCTATCTGCCCGAGTCCGGCGACTGGAGCTGCGCCGCCTGCGGCGAAAAACTCGCCCCCGCGCCGGTCGGCGTCACCTATCTCCAGGGCGGGTTCACCATCACGCTCATGACCTGCCAAAAGTGCGGCCTGTCGCTGGTGCCCGAGCATCTGGCCGTGGGCAAGATGTTCGAGGTGGAACAGCTCCTGGAGGACAAGTAG
- a CDS encoding pyridine nucleotide-disulfide oxidoreductase/dicluster-binding protein: MDQQGLRDIEYRCIQEEQPACQAACPLHVDVRKFMGQVRSGDFSGARKTLDRTLPLPTVLGRVCDHPCQARCVRLPIDAALAMGSLERAVISATGPAAKPLSMPGKGKRAAVMGGDVSALTVAWDLGKKGYAVDMYFPGDAPGGHLRELSPDTLPPAALAAEIEIMGRMNVTFCPGQALDAALLDRLCADYDGVYVEAVSAPALGVAKADADALTLALALDGCEGVFGGGFAVPGEPLSVISLAGDGRRAAVSLDRHLAGVSVTASREREGACPTRLFTNTTGVIPLPAVAAADAAAGFTPDEAKAEAARCLDCQCLECVKACTYLARYKGYPRVYARQIYNNLSIVQGARSYNQMINSCTLCGQCEELCPSGFSMPDLILTARRDMVARGKMPLWAHEFALEDMAFSLSDAFRLMRAAPGETTCSHLFFPGCQLGGDPAASVPAVYAHLRAGLPGGVGLGLACCGAPAFWAGRQDLAEAAMAAFQADWEALGKPRVIAACASCQATFARLAPDIPVVSLWRVLLDETGLPAPAGQLPDAPVAVHDACTGRHDAAGLAAVREILAKLGVTVEELPASGKLASCCGFGGLQANAHPELAAASLARRVAESPRDFVATCSMCRDRLAGAGKRTFHLLDLLFPSQAADPARPDPGFSYRHEARGRLKRSVLETVWKEPAPPETPPAVRLVIPEAVRAVLEARHVLDTDLARVVAYAEATGRKFTDTATGRHLAGLAGARVTYWALYEMLEGVAHIHAGYSHRMNVTGVDRQEA; encoded by the coding sequence ATGGATCAGCAGGGTCTGCGCGATATCGAGTACCGTTGCATCCAGGAGGAGCAGCCCGCCTGCCAGGCCGCCTGTCCCCTCCATGTCGACGTCCGCAAATTCATGGGCCAGGTCCGCTCCGGCGATTTCTCCGGGGCCCGCAAGACCCTGGACCGCACCCTGCCCCTGCCTACCGTCCTTGGCCGCGTCTGCGACCACCCCTGCCAGGCCCGTTGCGTGCGCCTGCCCATTGACGCGGCCCTGGCCATGGGGTCGCTGGAGCGCGCCGTTATAAGCGCCACCGGCCCGGCCGCCAAGCCCCTGTCCATGCCCGGCAAAGGCAAGCGCGCCGCCGTCATGGGCGGCGACGTCAGCGCCCTGACCGTGGCCTGGGACCTGGGCAAGAAGGGCTACGCCGTGGACATGTATTTCCCGGGCGACGCCCCGGGCGGGCATCTGCGCGAACTGTCGCCGGACACCCTCCCGCCAGCCGCCCTGGCCGCCGAGATCGAGATCATGGGCCGCATGAACGTGACGTTTTGTCCGGGCCAGGCCCTGGACGCGGCGCTGCTCGACCGGCTTTGCGCCGACTACGACGGCGTCTACGTCGAGGCCGTCTCGGCCCCGGCCCTGGGGGTCGCCAAGGCTGACGCCGACGCCCTGACTCTGGCCCTGGCCCTCGACGGTTGCGAGGGCGTTTTTGGCGGCGGTTTCGCCGTTCCCGGAGAGCCGCTCTCCGTTATTTCCCTGGCCGGCGACGGCCGCCGGGCCGCCGTGTCCCTGGACCGGCATCTGGCCGGCGTGTCCGTCACCGCCTCCCGCGAGCGCGAAGGGGCCTGCCCCACGCGCCTTTTCACCAACACCACCGGCGTCATTCCCTTGCCGGCCGTGGCCGCGGCCGATGCCGCCGCCGGCTTCACCCCGGACGAGGCCAAGGCCGAGGCCGCCCGCTGCCTGGACTGCCAGTGCCTGGAGTGCGTCAAGGCCTGCACGTACCTGGCTCGCTACAAGGGCTATCCCCGCGTCTACGCCCGCCAGATCTATAATAATCTTTCCATCGTCCAGGGCGCGCGGTCGTACAACCAGATGATCAACTCCTGCACCCTGTGCGGCCAGTGCGAGGAGCTGTGCCCGTCGGGCTTTTCCATGCCCGATCTCATCCTCACGGCCCGGCGCGACATGGTGGCGCGCGGCAAGATGCCGCTGTGGGCCCATGAGTTCGCCCTGGAGGACATGGCCTTTTCCCTGTCCGACGCCTTCCGCCTGATGCGGGCCGCGCCGGGCGAGACGACCTGCTCCCACCTCTTTTTCCCGGGCTGCCAGCTCGGCGGCGATCCGGCCGCCTCCGTGCCGGCCGTCTACGCCCATCTGCGCGCCGGCTTGCCTGGCGGCGTGGGGCTGGGCCTGGCCTGCTGCGGCGCGCCGGCCTTCTGGGCCGGCCGGCAGGATCTGGCCGAGGCGGCCATGGCCGCCTTCCAGGCTGACTGGGAAGCCTTGGGCAAACCGCGCGTCATCGCCGCTTGCGCCTCTTGCCAGGCCACCTTTGCCCGCCTGGCCCCCGACATTCCCGTGGTCTCCCTGTGGCGCGTGCTTCTGGACGAGACCGGGCTGCCCGCGCCCGCCGGCCAGCTTCCCGACGCGCCGGTGGCCGTCCACGACGCCTGCACCGGCCGCCACGACGCCGCCGGGCTGGCCGCCGTGCGCGAGATCCTGGCCAAGCTTGGGGTGACCGTCGAAGAATTGCCCGCCTCGGGCAAGCTGGCCTCCTGCTGCGGCTTTGGCGGCTTGCAGGCCAACGCCCACCCGGAATTGGCCGCCGCGTCCCTGGCCCGGCGCGTGGCCGAAAGCCCGCGCGACTTCGTGGCCACCTGCTCCATGTGCCGCGACCGGCTGGCCGGGGCCGGCAAGCGCACCTTCCATCTGCTGGATCTGCTTTTCCCAAGCCAAGCCGCCGATCCGGCCCGGCCCGATCCCGGCTTTTCCTACCGCCACGAAGCCCGGGGCCGGCTCAAGCGGTCCGTGCTGGAAACCGTCTGGAAGGAGCCGGCCCCGCCCGAGACGCCGCCGGCCGTGCGGCTGGTCATCCCCGAGGCCGTGCGCGCCGTGCTGGAAGCCCGCCACGTGCTGGACACGGATCTGGCCCGGGTCGTGGCCTACGCCGAGGCCACGGGCCGCAAGTTCACCGACACGGCAACCGGCCGCCATCTGGCCGGGCTGGCCGGGGCGCGGGTCACCTACTGGGCGCTCTACGAAATGCTGGAAGGCGTGGCCCACATCCACGCCGGCTACAGCCACCGCATGAACGTCACCGGCGTGGACCGGCAGGAGGCGTAA
- a CDS encoding molybdopterin-dependent aldehyde oxidoreductase: MQEKILIVNGIERKIIADPDAFLSDVLRNQLHMVGTKVGCAQGQCGACSVIIDGKVTRACITKIRRVADYANVTTIEGIGTPNNLHPLQTAWVVHGAAQCGFCTPGFIMSAKGLLDENPKPSREDVRNWFQKHKNVCRCTGYIPLVDAVMDAAKVLRGEMTLCINHNMPADGNVFGSRAPRPTGVAKVTGQWLFGDDQKNMLPPGTLHLAIVEARVSHANVKGVDTAEALKMPGVHSVITAKDVKGKNRITGLITFPTNKGDGWDRPILCDTKVFQYGDAIALVAADSEANARAAAEKVKVDLEVLPAYMSAPAAMADDAIEIHPGTPNTYYEQNHAKGADVAPFFADPAKYEVMGGDYYTQRQPHLPIEPDVGFAYTNEEGKLVIHSKSIGLYLHLYMIAPGLGVEPENLVLVQNPTGGTFGYKFSPTMEALVGVAAMVTGRPVHLRYNYAQQQYYTGKRSPFWTKGKIAVDKATKKIVASEMEWIVDHGPYSEFGDLLTLRGSQYWMAGYGIPNMRAKGYCVATNHGWGSAFRGYGSPEIMFPSESLMDEMAEKLGMDPLEFRYVNVYRPGDTTPTDQVPDSWTLPEMIDILRPKYKEALANAKKNSTATHKKGVGVAIGIYGSGLDGPDSAGADAELNADGSVTIYNTWQDHGQGSDAGTVGFAHEALKPLGIPACKIKLVLNDTSKCPNSGPAGGSRSNVVVGQAIKNGCEQLVAAMKKADGTFRTYDEMVKEGLKTRYNGTWTAPAKDCDANGLGSPFCCYMYGVFLAEVTVELATGKTVVDKMVLVEDIGTINNRQTVDGQNWGGLAQGIGLALTEDFEDIKKHSSLAGAGVPYAKDIPDAMELIYVESPREHGPYGNSGVGEVPLCGPHPAIINAIYNACGVRIRHLPAYPEKVLAGLKALGK, translated from the coding sequence ATGCAGGAAAAAATTCTTATCGTGAACGGGATCGAGCGCAAAATCATCGCCGACCCGGATGCCTTCCTGTCCGACGTGCTGCGCAACCAGCTGCACATGGTCGGCACCAAGGTAGGCTGCGCCCAGGGCCAGTGCGGCGCCTGCTCGGTCATCATCGACGGCAAGGTCACCCGCGCCTGCATCACCAAGATCCGCCGCGTCGCCGATTACGCCAACGTGACCACCATCGAAGGCATCGGCACGCCGAACAACCTGCATCCGCTGCAGACCGCCTGGGTCGTCCACGGCGCGGCCCAGTGCGGTTTTTGCACCCCGGGCTTCATCATGTCCGCCAAGGGCCTTTTGGACGAAAATCCCAAGCCCAGCCGCGAAGACGTCCGCAATTGGTTCCAGAAGCACAAAAACGTGTGCCGCTGCACCGGCTACATCCCCCTGGTCGATGCCGTCATGGACGCCGCCAAGGTGCTGCGCGGCGAAATGACCCTTTGCATCAACCACAACATGCCGGCCGACGGCAACGTGTTCGGTTCGCGCGCCCCGCGTCCCACCGGCGTGGCCAAGGTCACCGGCCAATGGCTGTTCGGCGACGACCAGAAGAACATGCTGCCCCCGGGCACCCTGCATCTGGCCATTGTCGAAGCCCGCGTTTCCCATGCCAACGTCAAGGGCGTGGACACCGCCGAAGCCCTCAAGATGCCCGGCGTGCACAGCGTCATCACGGCCAAGGACGTCAAGGGCAAAAACCGCATCACGGGCCTCATCACCTTCCCCACCAACAAGGGTGACGGCTGGGATCGTCCCATCCTGTGCGACACCAAGGTGTTCCAGTACGGCGACGCCATCGCGCTGGTCGCGGCCGACTCCGAGGCCAATGCCCGGGCCGCCGCCGAGAAGGTGAAGGTCGATCTGGAAGTCCTGCCGGCCTACATGAGCGCCCCGGCGGCCATGGCCGACGACGCCATAGAAATCCACCCCGGCACCCCCAACACCTACTACGAGCAGAACCACGCCAAGGGCGCGGACGTGGCTCCGTTCTTCGCCGATCCGGCCAAGTACGAAGTCATGGGCGGCGACTACTACACCCAGCGCCAGCCCCACCTGCCCATCGAGCCTGACGTAGGATTTGCCTACACCAACGAAGAGGGCAAGCTGGTCATCCACTCCAAGTCCATCGGCCTGTACCTGCACCTGTACATGATCGCCCCGGGCCTGGGCGTCGAGCCCGAGAACCTCGTTCTCGTGCAGAACCCCACCGGCGGCACCTTTGGCTACAAGTTCAGCCCGACCATGGAAGCCCTGGTCGGCGTCGCCGCCATGGTCACCGGCCGCCCGGTGCACCTGCGCTACAACTACGCCCAGCAGCAGTACTACACCGGCAAGCGCTCCCCGTTCTGGACCAAGGGCAAGATCGCCGTGGACAAGGCCACCAAGAAGATCGTGGCCTCCGAAATGGAATGGATCGTGGACCACGGCCCCTATTCCGAGTTCGGCGACCTGCTTACCCTGCGCGGCTCCCAGTACTGGATGGCCGGCTACGGCATCCCCAACATGCGCGCCAAGGGCTACTGCGTGGCCACCAACCACGGCTGGGGTTCGGCTTTCCGCGGCTACGGCTCGCCGGAAATCATGTTCCCCTCCGAGTCCCTCATGGACGAAATGGCCGAGAAGCTCGGCATGGATCCCCTGGAATTCCGGTATGTCAACGTGTATCGCCCGGGCGACACCACCCCCACCGACCAGGTGCCCGATTCCTGGACCCTGCCGGAGATGATCGACATCCTGCGTCCCAAGTACAAGGAAGCCTTGGCCAACGCCAAAAAGAACTCTACGGCCACCCATAAAAAGGGCGTTGGCGTGGCGATTGGCATCTACGGCTCCGGCCTGGACGGCCCGGACTCCGCCGGCGCCGACGCCGAGCTCAATGCCGACGGTTCCGTCACCATCTACAACACCTGGCAGGATCACGGCCAGGGCTCCGACGCCGGCACCGTCGGCTTCGCCCACGAAGCCCTCAAGCCCCTGGGCATCCCGGCCTGTAAGATCAAGCTGGTGCTCAACGACACGAGCAAGTGCCCCAACTCCGGCCCGGCCGGCGGCTCGCGCTCCAACGTCGTGGTCGGCCAGGCCATCAAGAACGGCTGCGAACAGCTCGTGGCCGCCATGAAGAAGGCCGACGGCACCTTCCGCACCTACGACGAGATGGTCAAGGAAGGCCTCAAGACCCGCTACAACGGCACCTGGACCGCCCCGGCCAAGGATTGCGACGCCAACGGCCTGGGTTCCCCGTTCTGCTGCTACATGTACGGCGTGTTCCTGGCCGAAGTGACCGTGGAACTGGCCACCGGCAAGACCGTGGTCGACAAGATGGTCCTGGTCGAAGACATCGGCACCATCAACAACCGTCAGACCGTCGACGGCCAGAACTGGGGCGGCCTGGCCCAGGGCATCGGCCTGGCCCTTACCGAGGACTTCGAGGACATCAAGAAGCACTCCTCCCTGGCCGGCGCCGGCGTGCCCTACGCCAAGGACATCCCCGACGCCATGGAGCTGATCTACGTCGAGTCGCCGCGTGAGCACGGTCCCTACGGCAACTCGGGCGTGGGTGAAGTGCCCCTGTGCGGCCCGCACCCGGCCATCATCAACGCCATCTACAACGCCTGCGGCGTGCGCATCCGCCATCTGCCGGCTTACCCCGAGAAGGTGCTGGCCGGCCTCAAGGCCCTTGGCAAGTAA
- a CDS encoding molybdopterin-binding protein, producing MRSIPVHQASGMVLCHDITRIVPGEGKGPAFRKGHVVEDGDIETLLSLGKEHLYVWDLADGFIHEDDAAERMARAIAGQGIVLSAPCEGRINLLAAHAGLLSIDADILRRLNAIEEVTIATLHGNVVVTPGQMLAGTRVVPLVVDEAKIEAVEAVCAEYGPVVRVRPFRPLRVGVVTTGGEVYHGRIKDAFGPILRRKFEALSCTVTRQMFVPDDQDMTVRAIHRLIDEGADMIAVTGGMSVDPDDLTPSSIRAAGGEVVTYGSPTFPGAMFMLAYVGEIPVVGLPGCVMYHKASIFDLTVPRLAAGERLTRDDIVELGHGGLCAMCPECRYPACGFGKG from the coding sequence ATGCGTTCCATCCCCGTCCACCAGGCCTCGGGCATGGTCCTTTGCCACGACATCACCCGCATCGTGCCGGGCGAGGGCAAGGGGCCAGCCTTCCGCAAGGGGCATGTCGTCGAGGACGGCGACATCGAAACCTTGCTCAGCCTCGGCAAGGAACACCTCTACGTCTGGGATCTGGCCGACGGCTTCATCCACGAGGACGACGCCGCCGAGCGCATGGCCCGGGCCATCGCCGGACAAGGCATCGTGCTGTCCGCCCCCTGCGAGGGCCGCATCAACCTGCTGGCCGCCCACGCCGGGCTGCTGTCCATCGACGCCGACATCCTGCGCCGCTTAAACGCCATCGAAGAAGTGACCATCGCCACCCTGCACGGCAACGTCGTGGTGACCCCGGGCCAGATGCTGGCCGGCACCCGGGTGGTGCCGCTGGTGGTGGACGAGGCCAAGATCGAGGCCGTGGAGGCCGTGTGCGCCGAGTACGGCCCGGTGGTGCGGGTGCGCCCCTTCCGGCCGCTTCGGGTCGGCGTGGTGACCACCGGCGGCGAGGTCTACCACGGCCGCATCAAGGACGCCTTCGGGCCCATCCTGCGCCGCAAGTTCGAGGCATTGTCCTGCACCGTTACCCGCCAGATGTTTGTCCCCGACGATCAGGACATGACCGTGCGGGCCATCCATCGCCTTATTGACGAAGGGGCCGACATGATCGCCGTCACCGGCGGCATGTCCGTGGACCCCGACGATCTCACCCCGTCGTCCATCCGGGCGGCCGGCGGCGAGGTCGTCACCTACGGTTCCCCCACCTTTCCCGGGGCCATGTTCATGCTGGCCTACGTCGGCGAGATCCCCGTGGTCGGGCTGCCGGGCTGCGTCATGTACCACAAGGCCAGCATCTTCGATCTGACCGTGCCCCGCCTGGCGGCCGGCGAGCGCCTGACCCGGGACGACATCGTGGAACTGGGACACGGGGGCCTTTGCGCCATGTGTCCCGAATGCCGCTATCCCGCCTGCGGCTTCGGCAAGGGATAG